One genomic segment of Tachyglossus aculeatus isolate mTacAcu1 chromosome 17, mTacAcu1.pri, whole genome shotgun sequence includes these proteins:
- the HASPIN gene encoding serine/threonine-protein kinase haspin, protein MALRGREPLCLTLRTYGGRRGHGGLGGLRRVQLTSNWFSPQDRKRFFSSSSSGGGGGLEASDSSDEDFQPSRPRKKRPLPPRARRRRGRREEAENEPLGSAGRVVPSRPPPGNRGLPLLSSTPSVAPRSPSSPAGPGSRRGGESGACGAPPARCPSGVRTVLCELSPVPRGGGGPPTLELAPAKGGPPRRATRGPFLAQAGHRTSPRDARRASPLAAPRTAGDAQGGSHSRDTNNSLGRPPRNRCYNLRTSMEPFRPSLSFPTAADASSPEGRAPKPSSSPGAAKKDRSGGFPKEEGGGTTTRKACISGVSSTRWRKARPRRAGPNRKAEQRRPRAPEESSLLHDHLSRKKRQASVPPLPSQDKSFLKNPLGWARTKASHSLHKKKKVTASANGGGGGGSLSVPVCETDVSGCSRVSGYYSFWQASSVTMLTPGSSLAFAELMPTDAEKVYGECRQDGPISFDQCIPPDKMKKCEKIGEGVFGEVFRTVGDNRPVALKIIPIEGTERVNGEVQKTFGEVLPEIIISKELSLLSQGGTNRTEGFIGLHSVHCVKGAYPRHLLRAWDQYDKIKGSENNRPDFFGDQQLFVVLEFEFGGSDLENMKKALSSVATAKSILHQVTASLAVAEAALGFEHRDLHWGNVLVKRTNLKKLQYTLDGKTCAIATHGVHANIIDYTLSRLEKEGLTVFCDISTDEELFQGQGDLQFEVYRKMKEENSNNWAQFHPYSNVLWLHYLADKFLTAVSYKTKPSTSAMKAVQQQLKQFLKTVLNFSSATEVLHGHCLFQ, encoded by the coding sequence ATGGCGCTGCGCGGCCGGGAGCCGCTGTGCCTCACGCTCCGGACGTACGGGGGGCGGCGCGGCCATGGCGGCCTTGGCGGCCTGCGCCGGGTGCAGCTGACCAGCAACTGGTTCTCGCCTCAGGATCGGAAACGcttcttcagcagcagcagcagcggaggcggcggcggcctcgAGGCCTCCGACTCGTCGGACGAGGACTTCCAGCCCAGCCGGCCGCGGAAGAAGCGCCCCCTCCCTCCGCGGGCGCGGAGgcgaaggggcaggagggaggaggcggagaaTGAGCCCCTCGGCTCGGCCGGGCGGGTGGTCCCCTCGCGGCCGCCGCCTGGTAACCGGGGGCTCCCGTTGCTAAGCAGCACCCCGAGCGtggcgccccgctctccatcctcccccgcgGGCCCCGGCTCCCgtcggggaggggagagtggggccTGCGGGGCCCCCCCAGCCCGCTGCCCCTCGGGGGTCCGGACCGTCCTGTGCGAGCTGAGCCCCGTGCCccgtggcggcggcggcccccccaCTTTGGAGCTGGCCCCCGCCAAGGGGGGACCCCCCCGGAGGGCCACCCGCGGCCCCTTCCTCGCCCAGGCGGGCCACCGCACCTCACCCCGCGATGCCAGGCGAGCCAGCCCCTTGGCGGCCCCGAGGACCGCGGGGGATGCTCAGGGCGGGTCACATTCGAGGGACACCAACAACAGCCTGGGGAGACCACCCAGGAACAGGTGCTACAACCTCAGGACGAGCATGGAGCCCTTTCGCCCGTCCTTGTCCTTCCCCACGGCGGCCGACGCCTCCTCGCCAGAAGGAAGGGCCCCCAAGCCTTCGTCCTCTCCGGGAGCCGCGAAGAAGGACCGCTCCGGGGGCTTcccaaaggaggaaggagggggcaccaCCACCAGGAAAGCGTGCATCAGCGGAGTTAGTTCTACCCGCTGGCGAAAGGCAAGGCCCCGCAGAGCTGGGCCCAACAGAAAAGCGGAGCAGCGACGACCGCGGGCCCCGGaagagtcctccctcctccacgaTCACCTCTCGAGGAAGAAAAGACAGGCGTCGGTGCCGCCTCTTCCCTCCCAGGACAAGTCTTTCCTCAAGAATCCCCTGGGCTGGGCCAGAACCAAAGCCTCTCACTCGTTACATAAAAAGAAGAAAGTGACAGCCTCGGcgaacggcggcggcggcggcggctctctAAGCGTTCCGGTTTGCGAGACGGACGTTTCGGGGTGTTCCAGAGTCAGCGGCTATTACTCCTTCTGGCAGGCCTCTTCCGTGACAATGTTGACTCCCGGGAGTTCCCTCGCCTTTGCGGAATTAATGCCGACCGACGCGGAGAAGGTGTACGGGGAGTGCCGGCAGGACGGCCCCATCTCCTTCGATCAGTGCATCCCCCCGGACAAAATGAAGAAGTGTGAGAAGATCGGGGAAGGGGTGTTTGGCGAAGTCTTTCGGACAGTGGGTGACAACAGGCCCGTTGCCTTAAAGATCATTCCTATTGAAGGCACGGAGAGGGTCAATGGAGAAGTTCAGAAGACGTTTGGCGAAGTCCTTCCGGAGATCATTATCTCGAAGGAGCTGAGTCTCTTGTCCCAGGGAGGAACAAACAGGACGGAGGGTTTCATTGGGTTGCATTCCGTACACTGTGTGAAAGGAGCCTACCCCAGGCACCTTCTCCGCGCCTGGGACCAATATGACAAAATCAAGGGGTCTGAGAACAACCGGCCTGACTTCTTCGGGGACCAGCAGCTCTTTGTGGTGCTGGAGTTCGAGTTTGGCGGCAGCGACCTGGAGAACATGAAGAAGGCGCTGAGCTCGGTGGCGACCGCCAAAAGCATCTTGCACCAGGTCACCGCCTCCCTGGCCGTGGCCGAGGCGGCCCTCGGGTTCGAGCACAGGGACTTGCACTGGGGCAACGTGCTGGTGAAGAGGACCAACCTGAAGAAGCTCCAGTACACGCTCGACGGGAAGACGTGCGCGATTGCCACCCACGGGGTCCACGCCAACATCATAGATTATACGCTGTCCCGCCTGGAGAAGGAGGGGTTAACCGTCTTCTGCGACATCTCCACGGATGAGGAGCTGTTCCAAGGCCAAGGGGACTTGCAGTTTGAGGTGTACAGGAAAATGAAGGAGGAGAACTCCAACAACTGGGCCCAATTCCACCCTTACAGCAACGTGCTGTGGCTGCATTACTTGGCGGACAAGTTTCTGACGGCAGTGTCCTACAAGACGAAGCCCTCCACCTCGGCCATGAAGGCAGTGCAACAACAACTCAAGCAATTCCTCAAGACAGTTCTGAACTTTAGCTCTGCCACCGAGGTGCTTCATGGGCACTGCCTGTTTCAGTAA